The genomic DNA AAGTTTCTTCTCTAGCGTCTGCAAGCAGTGAAGAAATGGGTTCTTCGGAATCGACAGTTTCGGAGGATTCCAGCATTATTCCGGAATCGAATACTGCTGTTTTTGAATACGGTGATTATGAATATGAAATTGTTGGTGACAGCATTACTATTGTGAAATACAATGGTGACGATGAGGAGCTTGTAATTCCTGATACGATGGACGGGCTTTCGGTGACCGTGATTGGAGAGGGCGCATTCAAAGAAAATGAAACCTTAAAAAGTGTGGTAATTTCGGACAATGTTATCCTAATTGATAAAGCCGCTTTTCGCAAATGTACAGAGTTGGAAAGCGTTCAATTTGGGGAAAACGTTGAAGAGATCGGTGAAGGCAGCTTTTCGGCTTGCCAAAACCTGAAACAAATTATTATAAACAATAGCTTAAAAACAATTAAAAAATCTGCATTTGACGGTTGTCTAAGTCTTCAGGCACTTGATTTGCCGGAAAGTGTTGAGAGCATTGGAGAAATGGCTTTTGAGGTATCAGGGATTAAGAATTTCGTGTTTCCAAATAAAATTAAGGAAATAAACAGGGGAACATTTTATTTATCGGATTTAGAAACAGTTGTTTTACCGGAAAACGTTGAAATTATCGGAGCTGCATTTGCCGCGACAGCGATTACCGAGATATTTATTCCCGATAGTGTTATTTCAATCAGTGATTATGCTTTCGATGAATGCTCAAGGGAATTAGTTTTGCTTTACGACAACAATCTACTTGTCCCGCAATATGCAGAGAAAAACAACATTCTGTGTTTTCAAATTGATGAATATGACCCGATACTTACAGTGGTATTGGTAAACGGCAAGCCCTTGAATGACGATGAAAATATCGGAATCAGTCAGGAGGATTATAACATTGTAAAAAGACAGAATAATTTTACTATAGAATGGTTTGAATATGCTGTTTCAAACGACTATATTTGTTTTTTAGCGAATGAAGAACGGACAGATGAAACGATTAAAGCAAAATTAACAAAAGCCGCCACGCTGTTGTATCAATGCGGAATTACCGATTTTGACCCGGAGAATATTGAAAGTGCGGATTCTGATTATCTTGATAAAATGGCCACTTTGG from Oscillospiraceae bacterium includes the following:
- a CDS encoding leucine-rich repeat domain-containing protein; the encoded protein is MSLVFVLCILLIAGCVKTQPASEVSEVSSLASASSEEMGSSESTVSEDSSIIPESNTAVFEYGDYEYEIVGDSITIVKYNGDDEELVIPDTMDGLSVTVIGEGAFKENETLKSVVISDNVILIDKAAFRKCTELESVQFGENVEEIGEGSFSACQNLKQIIINNSLKTIKKSAFDGCLSLQALDLPESVESIGEMAFEVSGIKNFVFPNKIKEINRGTFYLSDLETVVLPENVEIIGAAFAATAITEIFIPDSVISISDYAFDECSRELVLLYDNNLLVPQYAEKNNILCFQIDEYDPILTVVLVNGKPLNDDENIGISQEDYNIVKRQNNFTIEWFEYAVSNDYICFLANEERTDETIKAKLTKAATLLYQCGITDFDPENIESADSDYLDKMATLAIYSRSEDGTEVDDKKGSSGVIFVDDRTFYYYYTIFFGVDPDFSKITGHSQQQKGIWYYPKEFSEVQTEVLAFSSDAEKMEYTLTLRFTPEIGTPIKKTFSFIMTEEDTIGGEQYRITLTGIY